TATGCTGGAGCATCCAGAGAAAACCAGTGGGGTGTTCAATGCAGGCTTTGAGAACATCTCCATCATGGACATTGCCAACATGGTGAAGGCTCAGGTTGAGTGCGACATTGAAGTGACACCATCAAACGACCCGAGATGTTACCGCATCAATTCAGACAAACTCCTGGCGACCGGCTTTAAGCCGACTAAAACGGTCGCCATAGCGATTGAAGAGCTGATCGCCGCGTACCGCGCAGGCCAGTTAAAAAATGAAGATCGCTTTTATAACCTTAAATGGATGCAGCGAGAAGTATTATGAGCAAGCAGCAAGGCATCGTCGCCCCAATCCCTCGTCGGGATCCCATTGTCGCCCTGACCGAAGACTATGTGCATACACTGAGTCAGGTACTGACGCAGCTCGATGGTAATGACGTCAAACAGCTGGTCAGCACTTTGCTGGATATGAAGGCCAAAGGCGGTACCTTGTATTTATGTGGCAATGGTGGGTCTGCCGCCAATGCTATCCACCTTGCGAACGATTTTACATTTGGCGTTCACCCCCAGGGAGATGCCCTCAAAGTCGAGGCGCTGGCAGCAAACAGCTCGGTGTTAACCTGCCTCGGTA
This genomic stretch from Pseudoalteromonas rubra harbors:
- a CDS encoding SIS domain-containing protein, which codes for MSKQQGIVAPIPRRDPIVALTEDYVHTLSQVLTQLDGNDVKQLVSTLLDMKAKGGTLYLCGNGGSAANAIHLANDFTFGVHPQGDALKVEALAANSSVLTCLGNDIGYDNIFAHQLKVKAGKHDVLLVLSGSGNSGNIIRAIEQAQLLGMHTVGILGFDGGKAKPLVDQAFHFAIQDMQISEDTQVVIGHILMKALYQELNHG